One Nonomuraea angiospora DNA segment encodes these proteins:
- a CDS encoding ArsA family ATPase — protein MKKPAALDIDAILDDSGTRIIVCCGAGGVGKTTTAAALGLRAAERGRCAVVLTVDPARRLAQSMGLTELDNTPRLVSSPEGGGQLYAMMLDMKRTFDEIIEAHADPVRAGQILSNPFYQSLSSSFSGTQEYMAMEKLGQLRRSDEWDLIIVDTPPSRSALDFLDAPERLGRFLDGRFIRLLTAPAKAGGRSAFRLLNAGFGLMAGAMTKLLGAQVIKDLQTFVSALDAVFGGFRQRAEMTYQLLQAPGTAFLVVAAPERDAMREASYFVERLAEERMPLAGLVVNRVHMSPASVLSAARSAAAAEDLEARGEHELTAAVLRLHAGRMQLTAREHREQEHFVSAHPTVPVVQVRAMSEDVHDLTGLRQIGDLLASA, from the coding sequence GTGAAGAAGCCCGCCGCACTCGACATCGACGCGATACTCGACGACTCCGGCACCAGGATCATCGTCTGCTGCGGAGCCGGCGGGGTGGGCAAGACCACGACCGCCGCGGCGCTCGGGCTGCGGGCCGCCGAACGCGGCAGGTGCGCCGTCGTCCTCACCGTGGACCCCGCGCGCCGGCTGGCCCAGTCGATGGGGCTGACCGAGCTCGACAACACCCCGCGCCTGGTCAGCTCGCCCGAGGGCGGCGGCCAGCTCTACGCCATGATGCTCGACATGAAGCGCACGTTCGACGAGATCATCGAGGCGCACGCCGATCCGGTGCGTGCCGGACAGATCCTGTCGAACCCCTTCTACCAGTCCCTCTCCTCCAGCTTCTCCGGCACGCAGGAGTACATGGCCATGGAGAAGCTTGGCCAGCTGCGCCGGTCGGACGAGTGGGACCTGATCATCGTGGACACGCCGCCGTCGAGGTCCGCGCTCGACTTCCTCGACGCGCCCGAGCGGCTCGGGCGCTTCCTCGACGGACGGTTCATCCGGCTGCTGACGGCACCGGCCAAGGCCGGAGGACGCAGCGCCTTCCGGCTGCTCAACGCCGGGTTCGGGTTGATGGCCGGAGCGATGACCAAACTGCTGGGCGCGCAGGTGATCAAGGATCTGCAGACGTTCGTGTCCGCGCTCGACGCCGTCTTCGGCGGCTTCAGGCAGCGGGCCGAGATGACGTACCAGCTGCTGCAGGCCCCCGGGACGGCCTTCCTCGTGGTGGCCGCGCCCGAGCGGGACGCCATGCGGGAGGCGTCCTACTTCGTCGAAAGGCTCGCCGAAGAGCGCATGCCACTGGCCGGCCTGGTGGTCAACCGCGTGCACATGTCACCCGCCTCGGTCCTCTCGGCCGCCCGTAGCGCCGCGGCCGCGGAGGACCTGGAGGCGCGGGGTGAGCATGAGCTGACCGCCGCCGTGCTGCGGCTGCACGCCGGGCGAATGCAGCTCACCGCTCGCGAGCACCGCGAGCAGGAGCATTTCGTCTCGGCCCACCCCACGGTGCCCGTGGTGCAGGTTCGCGCCATGTCCGAGGACGTCCACGATCTCACTGGTCTGCGGCAGATCGGGGACTTGCTGGCGAGCGCATGA
- a CDS encoding metallophosphoesterase, producing the protein MLGLGLAGLGYASVVERNWFRLRRFDVPVLERGQRPVRILHLSDLHLTPRRTMLINWVRSLGPLKPDLVVNTGDSIAHPDAVPSLLHALEPLLSRPGLFVYGSNDLYAPKPKNPVRYLWRTSKNDRRQHVPSLPWEELGAGMAAEGWLDMNNTTARIKVGDLDVAVAGIHDSHINRDRYDLVAGPAPADADLRLGVMHSPEPRNMTRFAADGYQFLLAGHTHGGQLCIPFYGALVTNCGIDRARVKGLSRHDDAWLHVSAGLGTSPYAPARFACFPEASLLTLVPRR; encoded by the coding sequence ATGCTCGGTCTCGGCCTGGCCGGGCTGGGTTACGCCTCTGTCGTGGAGCGCAACTGGTTCCGGCTGCGCCGCTTCGACGTGCCGGTGCTGGAGCGCGGTCAGCGTCCCGTACGCATTCTCCACCTGTCCGACCTGCATCTGACGCCGCGCCGCACGATGCTGATCAACTGGGTCCGCTCCCTGGGCCCGCTGAAGCCGGACCTGGTGGTCAACACCGGCGACTCGATCGCGCACCCGGACGCCGTCCCCTCGCTCCTGCACGCCCTGGAGCCCCTGCTGTCGCGTCCGGGCCTGTTCGTCTACGGCTCCAACGACCTGTACGCGCCCAAGCCCAAAAACCCGGTCCGCTACCTCTGGCGCACCTCCAAGAACGACCGCCGCCAGCACGTGCCCTCCCTGCCCTGGGAGGAGCTGGGGGCCGGCATGGCGGCCGAGGGCTGGCTCGACATGAACAACACCACGGCCCGCATCAAGGTGGGCGACCTCGACGTGGCGGTGGCGGGCATCCACGACTCCCACATCAACCGCGACCGCTACGACCTCGTCGCCGGCCCGGCCCCCGCCGACGCCGACCTCCGGCTGGGCGTCATGCACTCTCCCGAGCCCCGCAACATGACCCGCTTCGCCGCGGACGGCTACCAGTTCCTGCTGGCCGGCCACACCCACGGCGGCCAGCTCTGCATCCCGTTCTACGGCGCCCTGGTGACCAACTGCGGCATCGACCGGGCCCGCGTCAAGGGCCTGAGCCGCCACGACGACGCCTGGCTCCACGTCTCGGCCGGCCTCGGCACCTCCCCTTACGCCCCCGCCCGCTTCGCCTGCTTCCCGGAGGCGTCACTGCTTACCCTCGTTCCTCGCCGTTGA
- a CDS encoding DUF4177 domain-containing protein, whose product MKKWEYLTAPVLIHNTKMILDNFGSDGWELVQIVQGATPEQLVAYFKREKQ is encoded by the coding sequence ATGAAGAAATGGGAGTACCTCACCGCCCCGGTGCTGATCCACAACACCAAGATGATCCTGGACAACTTCGGCTCCGACGGCTGGGAGCTGGTCCAGATCGTTCAGGGTGCCACGCCCGAGCAGCTCGTCGCCTACTTCAAGAGGGAGAAGCAGTGA
- a CDS encoding NUDIX hydrolase: protein MTQVPDWLDRLAAQAQRFDVPGWWTPPNGSGRAAAVLMLFGEGPLGPDVLLIQRSTRGRRHPGQPAFPGGGVDPDDGGPVAAALREAEEETGVDPAGVHVLCTMPELYLGHSDNRVTPVIAWWREPSAVHAASPHEVESVERVPIAELVDPANRVTLRHPRGTAGPAFRVRGMLVWGFTAMVLDTVLRAGGLERPWDSAQVEDLPQEVIDLASRG from the coding sequence GTGACCCAAGTGCCCGACTGGCTCGACCGACTGGCGGCGCAGGCTCAGCGCTTCGACGTACCGGGATGGTGGACGCCTCCCAACGGGAGCGGCCGGGCCGCGGCGGTGCTGATGCTGTTCGGCGAGGGGCCGCTCGGCCCCGACGTCCTGCTCATCCAGCGCAGCACGCGCGGGCGCAGGCACCCGGGCCAGCCCGCCTTCCCCGGCGGCGGCGTCGACCCCGACGACGGCGGGCCCGTCGCGGCGGCGCTGCGCGAGGCCGAGGAGGAGACCGGGGTCGATCCCGCGGGCGTCCACGTGCTGTGCACGATGCCCGAGCTGTACCTCGGCCACAGCGACAACCGGGTCACGCCCGTGATCGCCTGGTGGCGCGAGCCGTCGGCCGTGCACGCGGCCTCGCCGCACGAGGTGGAGTCCGTGGAGCGGGTGCCGATCGCCGAGCTGGTCGATCCCGCCAACCGGGTCACGCTGCGGCATCCGCGCGGGACGGCGGGGCCGGCGTTCCGGGTGCGGGGGATGCTGGTGTGGGGGTTCACCGCGATGGTGCTCGACACCGTGCTGCGCGCGGGCGGGCTGGAGCGCCCGTGGGACTCCGCGCAGGTGGAGGACCTCCCGCAGGAAGTGATCGACCTGGCGTCGAGGGGTTAG
- the nth gene encoding endonuclease III has translation MATNAAGRKPETRLALVRRARKINRILADTYPEAHCELDFGNPLELLVATILSAQCTDKRVNMVTPVLFAKYPTVEDYAAADRSEMEEIIRSTGFFRAKTNSIIGMAQAVCEKYGGEVPGKLKDLVTLPGVGRKTANVVLGNAFDVPGLTVDTHFQRLVRRFGWTEETDPVKIEHVVGELLPKREWTIFSHRVIWHGRRICHARRPACGVCPLAALCPSYGTGPTAAAEAEKLVRSGPFS, from the coding sequence ATGGCCACGAACGCGGCGGGGCGCAAGCCGGAGACCCGGCTCGCATTGGTACGGCGGGCCCGCAAGATCAACCGCATCCTCGCGGACACCTATCCAGAGGCCCACTGCGAGCTCGACTTCGGCAACCCGTTAGAACTCCTGGTCGCGACCATCCTCTCCGCCCAGTGCACGGACAAGCGGGTCAACATGGTCACCCCCGTCCTGTTCGCGAAATATCCGACAGTGGAGGACTACGCCGCCGCCGACCGGTCCGAGATGGAAGAGATCATCCGCTCGACCGGCTTCTTCCGCGCGAAGACCAACAGCATCATCGGCATGGCACAGGCGGTCTGCGAGAAGTACGGCGGCGAGGTGCCCGGCAAGCTGAAGGACCTGGTCACCCTGCCCGGCGTGGGCCGCAAGACCGCCAACGTGGTGCTGGGCAACGCGTTCGACGTGCCGGGCCTCACCGTCGACACCCACTTCCAGCGGCTGGTACGGCGTTTCGGCTGGACGGAGGAGACCGACCCCGTCAAGATCGAGCACGTCGTGGGGGAGCTGCTGCCCAAACGCGAGTGGACGATCTTCTCCCATCGGGTGATCTGGCACGGCCGCCGCATCTGCCACGCGCGCCGGCCCGCGTGCGGCGTGTGCCCGCTGGCCGCGCTCTGCCCGTCGTACGGCACCGGCCCCACGGCGGCGGCCGAGGCCGAGAAGCTCGTCAGGTCCGGCCCCTTCTCGTGA
- a CDS encoding WhiB family transcriptional regulator: protein MWITDWTSRAACKGADPDALFVQGAAQNRAKLICRGCPVRTECLADALDNRIEFGVWGGMTERERRALLRRRPDVDSWRDLLESAKEEYERTNELIAG from the coding sequence ATGTGGATCACGGATTGGACCTCCCGTGCCGCCTGTAAGGGTGCGGATCCGGATGCCCTGTTCGTGCAGGGCGCCGCGCAGAACAGAGCCAAGCTCATCTGCCGGGGCTGCCCGGTCCGTACTGAATGCCTCGCCGATGCGCTGGACAACCGCATCGAGTTCGGGGTGTGGGGCGGTATGACCGAACGCGAACGGCGTGCGCTGCTTCGACGGCGGCCTGACGTGGACTCGTGGCGAGACCTGCTCGAGTCGGCCAAGGAAGAGTACGAACGAACCAACGAGCTGATCGCGGGCTGA
- a CDS encoding Crp/Fnr family transcriptional regulator, which produces MNTEDVLGKAPLFAALDRESAAALRTSITEVQLSKGQTLFHENETGDRLYVVLEGKIKLSRTSPDGRENLLSVLGPSEMFGELSLFDPRPRTASATALTDVRLAGLGHDDLRPWLTGRPEVALHLLRALAQRLRRTNDVLADLVFTDVPGRVAKQLLDLAERFGTKTDDGLRVHHDLTQEELAQLVGASRETVNKALADFAQRGWLRIEAKAVVILDMDRLYNRSR; this is translated from the coding sequence GTGAACACCGAAGATGTGCTGGGCAAGGCCCCCCTGTTCGCCGCGCTGGACCGCGAGAGCGCCGCGGCGCTGCGTACGAGCATCACGGAGGTCCAGCTCTCCAAGGGACAGACGCTCTTCCACGAGAACGAGACCGGCGACCGGCTCTACGTCGTGCTGGAAGGCAAGATCAAGCTGTCCCGCACCTCGCCCGACGGACGGGAAAACCTGCTGAGCGTGCTCGGGCCGAGCGAGATGTTCGGCGAGCTGTCGCTGTTCGACCCGCGGCCGCGTACGGCCTCTGCGACGGCGCTGACCGACGTGCGGCTGGCCGGGCTCGGCCACGACGACCTGCGCCCCTGGCTGACCGGCCGCCCCGAGGTGGCGCTCCACCTGCTGCGCGCGCTCGCCCAGCGGCTGCGCCGCACCAACGACGTGCTGGCCGACCTGGTCTTCACCGACGTGCCCGGGCGCGTGGCCAAGCAGCTGCTCGACCTGGCCGAGCGGTTCGGCACCAAGACGGACGACGGCCTGCGGGTGCACCACGACCTGACGCAGGAGGAGCTGGCCCAGCTCGTCGGCGCCTCGCGCGAGACGGTCAACAAGGCGCTGGCCGACTTCGCCCAGCGCGGCTGGCTGCGGATCGAGGCCAAGGCCGTGGTCATCCTCGACATGGACCGGCTCTACAACCGGTCCAGGTAG
- a CDS encoding NUDIX hydrolase translates to MTDVTGLLLPAELAARARDLLAGRVEPVPARDAATVVILREGPEAYLLRRKATMAFAAGAYVFPGGSVDVRDTDQAVAWAGPSPAEWGTVFNASEQVARGLVCAAVRETFEESGVLLAGPGPDSVVADTTGDDWESDRLALIDRSLGFADFLARRGLVLRSDLLKPWAHWITPEIEHRRFDTRFFVAVLPEGQRTRDVGGEADQVAWKRPAEAIELAHRGEIFLMPPTYHTLSELAAHDGVAGILAERREIVPIMPKAVEIQGEMRLVTR, encoded by the coding sequence ATGACCGATGTGACCGGATTGCTGCTTCCAGCCGAGCTAGCCGCGCGGGCGCGGGACCTCCTCGCGGGGCGGGTCGAGCCGGTCCCGGCCCGCGACGCCGCCACGGTCGTGATTCTGCGGGAAGGACCGGAAGCGTACCTGCTGCGGCGCAAGGCCACGATGGCCTTCGCGGCGGGCGCGTACGTCTTCCCCGGCGGCTCGGTGGACGTCCGCGACACCGACCAGGCCGTCGCCTGGGCCGGCCCGTCACCGGCCGAGTGGGGCACGGTCTTCAACGCGAGCGAGCAGGTCGCGCGCGGGCTGGTGTGCGCGGCCGTACGCGAGACGTTCGAGGAGTCCGGCGTGCTGCTGGCCGGTCCAGGGCCCGATTCCGTGGTCGCCGACACGACGGGCGACGACTGGGAGTCCGACCGGCTGGCGCTGATCGACAGGAGCCTGGGCTTCGCCGACTTCCTCGCCAGGCGCGGCCTGGTGCTCCGGTCCGACCTGCTCAAACCGTGGGCCCACTGGATCACCCCGGAGATCGAGCACAGGCGCTTCGACACGCGGTTCTTCGTCGCCGTGCTCCCCGAGGGCCAGCGCACCCGGGACGTCGGCGGTGAGGCCGACCAGGTGGCCTGGAAGCGCCCCGCGGAGGCGATCGAGCTGGCGCACCGGGGGGAGATCTTCCTGATGCCGCCGACGTACCACACGCTGAGCGAGCTGGCGGCCCACGACGGCGTGGCGGGGATCCTGGCCGAGCGCAGGGAGATCGTGCCGATCATGCCGAAGGCCGTGGAGATCCAGGGCGAGATGCGGCTGGTGACCCGGTGA
- a CDS encoding MBL fold metallo-hydrolase, producing MSGLHIPIGTPDGSRTEHAENLLAPNPSAMTLDGTNTWVIGGDDVVVVDPGPEDEAHLRRVRDHLGERRVTEILLTHGHFDHSGGARRFAEMVRAPVRALDPRHRLGEEGLADGDVVTVAGLEIHVYGTPGHSFDSLCFWLPQDRAMLTGDTVLGRGTTIIARDGGLADYLRSLDRLRAAAEGLEARALLPGHGPVLPDPIAALDGYIAHRRRRLDQIRAARAQGASTPREIVKIVYADVDRSLWAAAEMSVVAQLDYLDRL from the coding sequence GTGAGCGGCCTGCACATCCCGATCGGGACGCCCGACGGCTCCCGTACCGAGCACGCCGAGAACCTGCTCGCGCCCAACCCGTCCGCCATGACGCTCGACGGCACCAACACCTGGGTCATCGGCGGGGACGACGTGGTGGTGGTGGATCCGGGGCCGGAGGACGAGGCGCATCTGCGCCGCGTACGCGATCACCTCGGGGAGCGGCGCGTCACCGAGATCCTGCTGACCCACGGGCACTTCGACCACAGCGGCGGCGCCAGGCGCTTCGCCGAGATGGTGCGCGCCCCCGTCCGGGCGCTCGACCCGCGGCACCGGCTGGGCGAGGAGGGGCTCGCCGACGGCGACGTGGTGACCGTGGCGGGGCTGGAGATCCACGTGTACGGCACGCCGGGCCACTCGTTCGACTCGCTCTGCTTCTGGCTGCCGCAGGACCGCGCGATGCTGACCGGCGACACCGTGCTCGGCAGGGGCACCACGATCATCGCCCGCGACGGCGGCCTGGCCGACTATCTCCGCAGCCTCGACCGGCTCAGGGCGGCCGCGGAGGGCCTGGAGGCGCGGGCGCTGCTGCCCGGCCACGGCCCCGTGCTGCCCGACCCGATCGCCGCGCTGGACGGCTACATCGCCCACCGGCGCCGGCGCCTCGACCAGATCAGGGCGGCGCGCGCCCAGGGCGCGAGCACGCCGCGCGAGATCGTCAAGATCGTGTACGCCGACGTCGACCGCTCCCTCTGGGCCGCCGCCGAGATGTCGGTCGTGGCCCAGCTCGACTACCTGGACCGGTTGTAG
- a CDS encoding GatB/YqeY domain-containing protein, whose protein sequence is MSALKDKLKADLTASLKSRDEVRLRTIRMALAAVNVEEVAGKEARELTDDEVIKVLTKEAKKRKEAAEAFGNAGRAEQAQAELDEQAVLEEYLPAQLSDEELGALVDAAIAETGAAGPQAMGQVMKAVNPKVAGRAEGGRVAAAVRARLAG, encoded by the coding sequence ATGAGCGCATTGAAGGACAAGCTGAAGGCCGATCTGACGGCCTCGCTTAAGAGCCGGGACGAGGTACGTCTCCGGACGATTCGGATGGCACTGGCCGCGGTGAACGTCGAGGAGGTCGCCGGCAAGGAGGCTCGGGAGCTGACCGACGACGAGGTCATCAAGGTGCTGACCAAGGAGGCCAAGAAGCGCAAGGAGGCCGCCGAGGCGTTCGGTAACGCGGGGCGGGCCGAGCAGGCGCAGGCCGAGCTGGACGAGCAGGCGGTGCTGGAGGAGTACCTGCCGGCGCAGCTCAGCGACGAGGAGCTGGGCGCCCTCGTCGACGCCGCCATCGCGGAGACGGGCGCCGCCGGGCCGCAGGCCATGGGGCAGGTCATGAAGGCGGTCAACCCGAAGGTCGCCGGGCGGGCCGAGGGCGGCCGCGTGGCCGCCGCCGTCCGCGCCCGACTGGCGGGGTAG
- a CDS encoding RidA family protein, with protein MTPEQKIAELGLTLPEVAAPAGAYVPAVRTGNLVYTSGQVPFVDGKLQRTGKLGADLTTEEGAEQARICALNALAALKAEVGDLQKVVRIVKVVVFVASEPSFTEQPKVGNGASELLAEVLGEPGRHARSAVGVAVLPLDAPVEVELIAEVA; from the coding sequence GTGACCCCCGAGCAGAAGATCGCCGAGCTCGGCCTGACGCTGCCCGAGGTGGCGGCGCCGGCGGGCGCCTACGTGCCGGCCGTGCGCACGGGCAACCTCGTCTACACCTCCGGCCAGGTGCCGTTCGTCGACGGCAAGCTGCAGCGGACCGGCAAGCTCGGGGCCGACCTGACCACCGAGGAGGGCGCGGAGCAGGCCCGCATCTGCGCGCTCAACGCGCTTGCCGCCCTGAAGGCCGAGGTGGGCGACCTGCAGAAGGTCGTGCGGATCGTGAAGGTCGTGGTGTTCGTGGCCAGCGAACCGTCCTTCACCGAGCAGCCCAAGGTCGGCAACGGCGCCAGCGAGCTGCTCGCCGAGGTGCTGGGCGAGCCGGGCAGGCATGCCCGCAGCGCCGTGGGCGTGGCCGTCCTCCCGCTGGACGCACCTGTGGAAGTGGAGCTGATCGCCGAAGTAGCCTGA
- a CDS encoding transglycosylase domain-containing protein encodes MQAQRKDRSNPVLSILRLIIAGSVAGVLAAAVALPAVGGAGISTKSAVESLNLKPEELDEPPLPERTVLKDANGKQFAQFYFENRQSVRLDQVAPIMQTALIAIEDFRFYQHGPIDVEGTARALVKNLSGGGVMQGGSSITQQYVKQVLVNKAETPEEQAAAIAPTLSRKLSELRNAMAIEKKYSKNQILEKYLNIAYFGAGAHGIQAAARRFFDKPASELNLAESATLAGAVQNPARTDPSVGPESRARLLQRRNIVLDRMAEIGKISQQEAAEAKAKKLGWKNIKAPGGCEASKFPYFCLYVQYEILNNEDFGKNQDERKKLLQRGGLTIKTTIDPKMQAAADKAIKKYVSRKDKPVASQAMVVPGTGEIKAMAASRKFGGSKKKNEMSYNVVADAAHGGGRGFQQGSTAKVYTLAAALEEGLKYGDGFPSPAGYQASGYSTFKDCKGNNVGDPSHTVHNSSEGGGGFKTLQTGTWGSVNTFFLKLEEKVGLCSVVKMAKKLGVKRADGQKLSEVETFTLGVNEVDPVTIASSYAVFASRGQYCKPLAITEIKDRNGKAKQYKPKCSQVLEEEVADAVSGILSGVFTKGTMQEVGGIGRDAAGKTGTTDNYASAWFAGYTPNMSSAVSLGDPRGTKGNELIGVTIGGRYYSYVYGASISGRIWKDAMLTALKGVEAAEFKPVDQSRFGGCTENCAPKKPEKKDKDEEGPPTDGDGDPFDIFNPQNGDRGDGPGNGRGNGRGR; translated from the coding sequence GTGCAAGCGCAGCGCAAAGATCGTTCCAACCCCGTCCTCAGCATCCTGCGTCTGATCATCGCCGGATCGGTCGCCGGGGTGCTCGCCGCGGCCGTGGCCCTGCCTGCGGTGGGAGGGGCGGGGATCTCCACGAAGAGCGCTGTGGAAAGCCTCAATCTCAAGCCCGAAGAGCTCGACGAACCCCCTCTTCCCGAACGCACCGTCCTCAAGGACGCCAACGGCAAGCAGTTCGCCCAGTTCTACTTTGAGAACCGGCAGTCTGTCCGCCTTGACCAGGTCGCCCCGATCATGCAGACCGCGCTGATCGCGATCGAGGACTTCCGTTTTTACCAGCACGGGCCGATCGATGTTGAAGGAACGGCCAGAGCGCTCGTGAAGAATTTGTCGGGCGGCGGCGTGATGCAGGGCGGCTCGTCGATCACCCAGCAGTACGTCAAGCAGGTGCTGGTCAACAAGGCCGAGACGCCCGAGGAGCAGGCGGCGGCCATCGCCCCGACGCTCTCCCGCAAGCTGTCCGAGCTGCGTAACGCGATGGCGATCGAGAAGAAGTACTCGAAGAACCAGATTCTCGAGAAATATCTGAACATCGCCTACTTCGGCGCGGGCGCCCACGGCATCCAGGCCGCGGCCCGGCGCTTCTTCGACAAGCCCGCCTCCGAGCTCAACCTCGCCGAGAGCGCCACCCTGGCCGGCGCCGTCCAGAATCCCGCCCGCACCGACCCGAGCGTCGGCCCCGAGTCGCGGGCCCGGCTGCTGCAGCGGCGCAACATCGTGCTCGACCGGATGGCCGAGATCGGCAAGATCTCGCAGCAGGAGGCCGCCGAGGCCAAGGCGAAGAAGCTGGGCTGGAAGAACATCAAGGCGCCCGGCGGCTGCGAGGCCAGCAAATTTCCGTACTTCTGCCTCTACGTCCAGTACGAGATCCTCAACAACGAGGACTTCGGCAAGAACCAGGACGAGCGCAAGAAGCTGCTCCAGCGGGGCGGCCTGACGATCAAGACCACGATCGACCCGAAGATGCAGGCCGCCGCCGACAAGGCGATCAAGAAGTACGTCTCCAGGAAGGACAAGCCCGTGGCCTCGCAGGCCATGGTCGTTCCCGGCACCGGCGAGATCAAGGCCATGGCCGCCTCGCGGAAGTTCGGCGGGAGCAAGAAGAAGAACGAGATGAGCTACAACGTCGTGGCCGACGCGGCGCACGGCGGCGGTCGCGGGTTCCAGCAGGGCTCGACGGCCAAGGTCTACACGCTGGCCGCGGCGCTGGAGGAGGGCCTGAAGTACGGCGACGGCTTCCCGTCGCCCGCGGGCTACCAGGCGAGCGGCTACAGCACGTTCAAGGACTGCAAGGGCAACAACGTCGGCGACCCGTCCCACACCGTGCACAACTCCAGCGAGGGCGGCGGCGGCTTCAAGACGCTGCAGACCGGCACCTGGGGCTCGGTCAACACGTTCTTCCTCAAGCTGGAGGAGAAGGTCGGGCTCTGCAGCGTGGTCAAGATGGCCAAGAAGCTCGGGGTCAAGCGGGCCGACGGGCAGAAGCTGTCGGAGGTGGAGACGTTCACGCTGGGGGTCAACGAGGTCGACCCCGTGACGATCGCCAGCTCGTACGCCGTCTTCGCCTCGCGCGGGCAATACTGCAAGCCGCTGGCGATCACGGAGATCAAGGACAGGAACGGCAAGGCGAAGCAGTACAAGCCGAAGTGCTCCCAGGTCCTGGAGGAGGAGGTCGCCGACGCGGTCAGCGGCATCCTGTCCGGCGTGTTCACCAAGGGCACGATGCAGGAGGTGGGCGGCATCGGGCGCGACGCGGCCGGCAAGACGGGCACGACCGACAACTACGCCTCGGCCTGGTTCGCCGGTTACACCCCCAACATGTCGTCGGCCGTCAGCCTGGGCGACCCGCGCGGCACCAAGGGCAACGAGCTGATCGGGGTCACCATCGGGGGTCGCTACTACTCGTACGTGTACGGGGCCTCCATTTCCGGGCGGATCTGGAAAGACGCGATGCTGACCGCGCTGAAGGGGGTCGAGGCGGCGGAGTTCAAGCCGGTGGACCAGTCGCGGTTCGGCGGGTGCACGGAGAACTGCGCGCCGAAGAAGCCCGAGAAGAAGGACAAGGACGAGGAAGGGCCGCCCACCGACGGGGACGGCGACCCGTTCGACATCTTCAACCCGCAGAACGGGGACCGTGGGGACGGGCCGGGCAACGGCCGTGGCAACGGCCGCGGCCGCTGA
- a CDS encoding ArsA-related P-loop ATPase, with product MVDSPDTDWAGVRLHVVTGKGGTGKTTVAAALALALAAGGRKVLLVEVEGRQGIAQIFDLPPLPYEERKIAVAPSGGDVYALAVDPEEAMLEYMEMFYGMRRAGRALTKMGVVDFATTVAPGFRDVLVTGKTTEAVRRRGKNGRRIYDAVVLDAPPTGRITRFLNVTQEVAGLAKVGPIKNHSELVNGVVKSPETAVHFVTLLEEMPVQETLDGISELRSAGLPAGGIFVNMVRESLIPQAALDTAVKGRFDPGELVLGLKAAGVADGAEATRIAEALAEEISEHARRTELERAERESLGEAGLKSYELPLLADGVDLAGLYELAESMRTQGAA from the coding sequence ATGGTGGACTCTCCGGACACGGATTGGGCCGGCGTGCGGCTGCACGTGGTCACCGGCAAGGGCGGCACCGGCAAGACGACCGTGGCCGCCGCGCTCGCGCTCGCGCTGGCCGCGGGCGGTCGCAAGGTGCTCCTCGTCGAGGTCGAGGGCAGGCAGGGCATCGCGCAGATCTTCGACCTGCCGCCGCTGCCCTACGAGGAGCGCAAGATCGCCGTGGCGCCCTCCGGCGGCGACGTGTACGCGCTGGCCGTCGATCCCGAGGAGGCCATGCTCGAGTACATGGAGATGTTCTACGGGATGCGGCGAGCGGGCCGGGCGCTGACCAAGATGGGCGTCGTCGACTTCGCCACCACCGTGGCCCCCGGCTTCCGCGACGTGCTCGTCACGGGCAAGACGACCGAGGCGGTGCGCAGGCGGGGCAAGAACGGCCGCAGGATCTACGACGCGGTCGTGCTCGACGCGCCCCCCACGGGCCGCATCACGCGCTTCCTGAACGTCACCCAGGAGGTGGCGGGCCTGGCCAAGGTCGGGCCGATCAAGAACCACTCCGAGCTGGTCAACGGGGTCGTGAAATCGCCGGAGACGGCGGTGCACTTCGTGACGCTGCTGGAGGAGATGCCCGTGCAGGAGACGCTCGACGGCATCTCCGAATTGCGTTCGGCCGGGCTTCCCGCGGGCGGAATTTTCGTCAATATGGTGCGTGAATCACTGATCCCACAGGCCGCTCTTGACACGGCTGTCAAAGGCCGTTTCGATCCCGGGGAGCTCGTGCTCGGACTCAAGGCCGCCGGGGTGGCCGACGGGGCGGAGGCGACGAGGATCGCCGAGGCGCTCGCCGAGGAGATCTCCGAGCACGCCCGCCGCACCGAGCTGGAGCGCGCCGAGCGCGAGTCGCTGGGCGAGGCCGGGCTGAAGAGCTACGAGCTGCCGCTGCTGGCCGACGGCGTCGACCTGGCCGGCCTGTACGAGCTGGCAGAGAGCATGCGCACCCAAGGAGCAGCGTGA